One genomic window of Verrucomicrobiota bacterium includes the following:
- the glnD gene encoding [protein-PII] uridylyltransferase — protein sequence MPTWLEQIEERAREKLTLPDGRAPAQELPRYRNFLKHEAQLAQERHRAGAGGREVCQARSMVLDTLFRCLMESVLASRSPAGRTPPTLALVAIGGYGRAELSPHSDVDVMFLHDGGSLASIASHPGLTLLSEGLLYDIGLKVGHSVRNLSDCVQVANTDMKSKTSLIEARLIYGNEELFQRFQLLLLEKCVKGFAEEYIAARLEDQNSRHSKYGDSAVMQEPNIKNGCGGLRDYQNLLWMTFFKYQTRTTEELEKHEWITSAEREQLELAYEFLLRTRNELHYISPRPQDNLQRNLQPSVALQLGYRDRSPRKRVEAFMRDYYTHARNIYLITRLVEQRLAILPPRRQFLPMLNRILRRKPAVEPVDGFKFVEGKVEPVSNRVFDDSPRRLLRVFLYAQQRGLELHPDLVQLIRRKVALVDRDLLKDQHARETFLEILNQRGNVAPIVRWMHETGVLGRYLPEFGLLTNLVQHEFFHQYAADEHTLICLDVLDRVWDGKEEPYSQYSETLQSLEKPYLLYLALLLHDAGKAGESGSHEIEGANLARRVAQRFELSNPLTNSLCLVIQNHLAMAQISQRRDLDDPKVIRDFAALVQTEENAKLLTLHTFADSLGTSRQLWNDFKDTLLQTLFRRAANLLRGDTGVQRSEEKQRELLKLEVARIMPKPVTNEELQAHFTELPPRYYIIHSAREILEDLEMAHKFMLRQVLAVAPDSALTPVVVWRNEPDRACSVAKVCTWDRPGLFSRLAGAFSACGLNILSAQIFTRGDRVALDTFHVVDGHSGAVVGRESRERCEQLMRKILSGKEVDLQALIRKQKHGSPLYQSLEGDRLTTRIFFDNDTSENRTVIEIETEDQLGLLYAICETLAKLKLDIDVAKIVTEKGAAIDSFYISSKIVGKIVSADQQKFIHACLEEAIEGLRQ from the coding sequence ATGCCAACATGGCTGGAACAAATTGAGGAGCGCGCCCGCGAAAAGCTGACGCTGCCGGACGGGCGTGCCCCGGCCCAGGAGTTGCCCCGGTACCGAAACTTTCTAAAGCATGAAGCCCAACTGGCCCAGGAACGGCATCGGGCGGGTGCTGGCGGACGCGAGGTGTGCCAAGCTCGCTCCATGGTGCTGGATACCTTGTTCCGCTGCCTCATGGAATCCGTGCTGGCAAGCCGTTCTCCCGCCGGGCGCACGCCACCTACTCTGGCCCTGGTCGCCATCGGCGGTTATGGCCGGGCTGAATTGAGTCCGCACAGCGATGTGGACGTCATGTTTTTACACGATGGCGGTTCGCTCGCCTCGATTGCGTCGCATCCCGGCTTGACCCTGCTCAGCGAGGGGTTGCTGTATGACATCGGGCTGAAAGTGGGGCATTCGGTGCGTAATCTATCGGATTGTGTGCAGGTGGCCAATACCGACATGAAATCCAAAACCTCCCTGATCGAGGCGCGGTTGATCTACGGGAACGAAGAGCTTTTTCAACGGTTTCAACTCTTGTTGCTGGAAAAATGCGTCAAAGGCTTCGCGGAGGAGTACATCGCTGCGCGGTTGGAGGATCAAAACTCGCGGCACTCCAAATATGGGGATTCCGCCGTCATGCAGGAGCCCAATATTAAGAACGGTTGCGGCGGTCTGCGGGATTATCAGAACCTGCTGTGGATGACCTTTTTTAAATACCAGACCCGGACCACGGAAGAGTTGGAAAAACACGAATGGATCACCTCCGCCGAACGAGAGCAGCTCGAACTGGCTTACGAATTTCTGCTACGAACGCGCAATGAGCTGCACTATATATCGCCGCGCCCGCAAGATAACTTGCAACGGAACTTGCAGCCGTCCGTGGCGCTGCAATTAGGGTATCGGGATCGCTCGCCGCGCAAACGTGTGGAGGCGTTCATGCGGGATTATTACACGCACGCACGCAACATTTACCTGATCACCCGCTTGGTGGAACAGCGCCTGGCCATCCTGCCGCCCAGACGCCAGTTTTTGCCCATGCTAAACCGTATTTTACGGCGCAAACCTGCCGTTGAGCCGGTGGATGGCTTTAAGTTTGTGGAGGGCAAGGTGGAACCGGTGTCCAACCGTGTATTCGACGACTCACCACGACGTCTGTTGCGCGTGTTCCTGTACGCACAGCAACGCGGGCTGGAATTACATCCCGATTTGGTGCAATTAATCCGGCGCAAGGTCGCACTGGTGGACCGCGATCTACTGAAAGACCAGCATGCCCGGGAAACGTTTCTGGAAATTTTGAATCAGCGTGGCAACGTGGCTCCCATTGTACGGTGGATGCACGAGACGGGAGTGCTGGGAAGGTACCTGCCGGAATTCGGACTGCTGACCAACTTGGTGCAACATGAATTCTTTCATCAGTACGCTGCCGACGAGCATACCCTGATTTGCCTGGACGTGCTGGACCGCGTTTGGGATGGCAAAGAAGAACCCTACAGCCAGTACTCCGAGACGCTGCAAAGCCTGGAGAAACCATACCTGCTATATCTGGCCCTATTGCTGCACGACGCTGGCAAGGCTGGCGAGAGCGGAAGCCATGAGATCGAAGGTGCCAACTTGGCGCGCCGCGTGGCCCAGCGGTTTGAATTAAGCAACCCGTTGACGAATTCATTGTGCCTGGTCATCCAAAACCACCTGGCCATGGCGCAGATTTCCCAGCGCCGCGATCTGGACGATCCCAAGGTCATTCGCGACTTCGCCGCGCTGGTTCAGACCGAGGAAAATGCCAAACTGCTGACCCTGCATACGTTTGCCGACTCCCTCGGCACCAGCCGCCAGCTTTGGAACGATTTCAAGGATACCCTGTTGCAAACCCTGTTTCGGCGCGCCGCCAACCTCTTGCGCGGCGATACCGGCGTGCAGCGTTCCGAGGAAAAACAGCGCGAGTTGCTCAAGCTTGAAGTGGCCCGCATCATGCCCAAGCCGGTTACCAACGAGGAACTCCAGGCCCACTTCACCGAACTGCCGCCCCGCTATTACATTATCCATTCCGCGCGGGAAATCCTCGAAGACCTGGAAATGGCTCACAAGTTCATGTTGCGCCAGGTGCTGGCGGTGGCACCGGATAGTGCGCTGACTCCGGTGGTGGTCTGGCGCAACGAGCCAGATCGCGCCTGTTCGGTCGCCAAGGTATGCACCTGGGATCGACCGGGGCTTTTCAGCCGGCTGGCCGGCGCGTTCAGCGCCTGCGGGCTGAACATTCTCAGCGCCCAGATTTTTACCCGGGGTGACCGGGTGGCCCTCGATACCTTTCACGTGGTGGATGGTCATAGCGGCGCGGTGGTGGGACGCGAATCGCGCGAACGTTGCGAGCAACTCATGCGCAAAATCCTGTCCGGAAAAGAAGTGGATTTGCAGGCCTTGATTCGCAAGCAAAAACACGGCTCCCCGCTCTACCAATCACTCGAGGGCGACCGCCTGACCACCCGAATTTTCTTTGATAACGACACCTCGGAAAACCGCACGGTGATCGAAATTGAAACCGAGGATCAGCTTGGTTTATTGTACGCCATTTGCGAAACCCTCGCCAAACTGAAGCTCGATATTGACGTGGCTAAAATTGTCACGGAAAAAGGTGCGGCCATTGACAGCTTCTATATTTCTTCCAAAATCGTTGGAAAAATCGTATCTGCCGACCAACAGAAATTCATCCATGCCTGCCTGGAGGAAGCCATCGAGGGGTTGCGACAATAA